The nucleotide window TTAAAGGGCCGGTTCGAGTCAATAATTTACGGGCTTTCTCTTCATCACTACTCTCTAAGTCAACCGTACCATCGTCAGTTTTATTATTGATAATGATAGAATAAGCTACAACTTCATCAGTCCCATCTCCATCGAGATCAGTTTTATAACTCCAAGCGTTATCTCTATTCCCATCTCCGTTAATATCGATGCGAGTTTCGTCAGGTAACGTATAGATATTATCTTCATCTTCATTTGGAAGCATTAAATTTTGTAAGAATTTAGCACTAGGAACAGTATTAGGAAAGCTCGGGTCTCGCTTAAAAAGATATTCTATTTTAGTTTTTGCTCGTTCAATGGCGGGTGTTGCACTATTATAAATGACCTCAGATTCCCGATTAGCTATTACATCCGTAGTGTATTGAGATGTTCGCAACAGAATAGAACCCACCACTAAACTAAACACCAATAACACCATTGTCATGGTGGGTAAAACAAATCCTTTTGGCGATAAAATTCCTCTAAATTGTTTTTTAAAAGTGAAATAAGTCGGCTGGTTTTTTCTTCTCCCAGAACGACTCGGGTTTTTAGATAATTTATAAGTTGACAATTTAGGAAATTTTAATCTAACTTTGAAAAATTTATTTGACTGATTTTTTCTGAGCTTAAATGAATTTAATAACTTAAAAATTAACTTAAAAATAATTAAAAACAGCTTTTTAGGAGTTAATAAAAGCTGAATAAAAGACTTTTTTAGTCTATAAAATAATCTAGGTGTTTTTTTCATGGGCAATCTCCTGAGAATTGAAAGAGATTTTCAGGAATCTATGGGGTTAGAGGATTTTTTTAGATCTTTCTGTTTAAATTTTATCCTTTATAATAGTTGGACGTATCAGTAGTATTACGGATTTAAAATCTTTCTCTATATCAATAGATTCGTATTTTTCAGGACTTGACCATGATCGAGATTACAAAACTATAGTAATTACAATCACTAAAATTTTGTGATCTGTTTTGTGATCTAAATCACAGCATCAGTAGTAAGATTAAGGAACGATAAAGCTAGGGATCAGCTTCTACTTTTAGGTTGTGTCTTTTTATATTTTAATAAATTTATGAAAATTTATGGAAAATCAAGCTTCAAACCCAGAGGATTTATCTCAAGAAAATCCACCTCAAAAAAATGAGCAACAAGATAATTTTGAATATAATTGTCAAAATTTAACCTCAAAAATCACTGGTCAAGCAATCAAAAAACAAAGTAGAATACCATCACCGCGTCAATGGCGCAACGCTCCAAGGGCAGAATCCAGAAAAAAACTCAAATCTCTCTCAAAAATAAGATTATGGGGACTAAGTTTAGCGACTGTAATCGCTTTATTTTGGGTCTTTTCTTATACTCTAAAGCTAGGACTGATTCCTATTAATTCTATCTCCGTAAAAATACAGGATATTCTCTCTGATCAGTTTCCGAGACCCCACCTAATTTTAAGTAAAAATATCATAATTTTCTTAGTCATTTGGTTAATCATTTCTCCTTGGGTATTGGATATCATTCTTCGATACTATTATCGTCTTCAACCTTTATTACTTAATGATTTAAAAACTAAATCCCCCGAAACAGTCAAATTATTGACTAAATATGCTCAAATACACTCTATTTCTCAACCCATTTTAAAACTACTCCCCGTTTCTTATCCCGTTGTTTTTACCTATGGAAATCATCCTCGAAATACTTGCATTGTTGTTAGTCGAGGGTTATTAACTCAATTAACTGATGAAGAAATTGCCACCATTTATGGCACTCAATTAGGATTTATTCTTAATAAAGATGTCATTTGGATGACTGCAATAGTCGCCCTGCTTCAAATTCCCTACTTACTCTATACTCGTTTCGCCACTTGGACAAAACTGCAACTATTCCCCCTTTTCCCCCAAATCATGTTAATATTGAGTACCCTATTCTATGGAGTGTATCAGTTTTGGCGTTTACCGGTTTTATGGTTATCTCGTCAAAGAATTTTTGATAGCGATTATCAAGCCGTACAAATGACTAAAAACCCTAACGCCCTCTGTCGTGCTTTATTAAAGATGACGACGGCTATTACGAGCAACATTCAACAACAGGGTTATACTCCTCCACTTCTTGAAAGTTTCGACCTCCTGTTAGAAATTCAACCCCAACAAGCAATTACCCCAGGCAGTTTACCCCCTAATATCCCCTATGAATCTGTTCTCTCTTGGGATTGTATTAACCCTTATCGTCATTGGTTAGGATTATTCGATTCTCATCCCCTTTTAGGAGAACGTTTATATTTACTGGGACGGTATGCCAAATTTTGGAATATAGACTCAGAATTAGATTTATCTGAACATTGGCCGTCTTTATCTCCTAAAGGACAATTGTGGGAAAAATTAATCAAAAGTTATCAAGCGTTACCTATTTTACCCGCAGCGATTTTATTTTCTTTGGGATTGGGGGTGATTTTTCGGGTTTTATTTTGGGGAATAGCCAAACTTAGTTACTATCTCGATTTTAACTCTTTAATTTGGTTAGATAAATCTTTTCCTTTGTTAGGTGCTTGGGTAGTTTGGTTGTTGATTATCTGTATAGTAGTATTATTCTTTTTTATAAGCGATCGCTCTCCGCATATTTTTGCTTGGGTCATTTTTCTTAAAGTCATGATGAATATGATTAGGGGTTGGCATAAATCAAAATTTCATTGGTTTAATGATACAGATCTATTATTGACAGCTTGTTGTTTAATTATATTTAGTTGCTGTTTAATTATTGGGTTAAATCGCTATTTTACTAATTCTCAATCTACCTCAATTGAAACTGAGCCAAATTTAGTTGATTTATTATCCGATCCAAAGGCTGTACCTGGCCAAGGACAATTAATTGAAATGAAAGGGATTTTATTAGGCTATCCAAAAGTCAATCACTGGTTAGGACAGGAATTAATTTTACAAACCTCAACCGGATTAATTAAACTTAAATTTATGGGTTTAGTCGGTAATATTATACCTTGGTTTGTCTATCCTAAGCAATTCCTTAAAAGATCTGTAACAGTTAAAGGGTGGTTTCGTCGGGGTAGCGTTCCTGTCATTGATGTTGAGAGTTTCAAATCCCCTGGAGGCAAAATAATTCATAGCGGTTCAACTCATTTTTTATTAATGTTAATTATTATTTCGGCTTGTTGGGGAGCTTATGTAATCACAACTCAATAAATTAAATCGCTCAAATTCTAGGATGCGTTCCCAACGCATCAAAATAGGAATCCTTAATCGATTATACATCTATAAATTTATCTGAAAAATTATCTGATCCTTGATGTAACCTATCAGATAAACCTAACAATACTCCACAAGCTAATTGTTGTGCCATCGGCATTTGTCCATAAGAAAACACCCAAGGTAACTCACGAGGAAGTTGAGGACGAAACCACTCTAAAACATAAGGACTCCCATAAATAATTAATCCTTGAATCAGTCCAGTTTGTAATAAATTGGCGTAAAATTCAGAAGCCTTTTCACTTAAACCAGCACTACCTCGAAAAGGAGTTCCGCGAATAAATATCTGTAGCAAAGTCACTCTTTTATCTTGATTAGCAAAGAGTAAGGTATTTTGATCCACTAACTGTAATTCATATCCCTGCTGTTTCGGAATCACTACCCCAGGAGACTGACGATCTAAAAAGTCACTATTGAGTAAATCATCAACAACAATTAAATTTCGCGCCGCTTGTCCCTGTAAAGATTGTATCGGTAACGTTCCTCCTATCTCCATTGAGTCTTGTAAAATTCCCTTAACTGTGTTACTCGCTTCTGGTTGAGATAGTTTAGGTAAAAAACTTGTGGTTGCCAAATTTTCTAAAGGTAGCTTTTGTTTTGCTCTCCAAATTCGTTGTGCAGATTCAGCAATACGCTCTTGAGAAATTCTACCCGATTCTACCGCTTGATAAATCGCTTCAATTGCCACAACCGGATCTTTAGGCATTAATAAAATATCTGTGCCGGCTTCGACTGCCTTAACGGCAATTTCTTCTGAGGTCCCATATTGGGTTATCCCTCCCATAATCAACGCATCGGTGACAATTAATCCCTTAAACCCTAAATTTTGTCTGAGTTGTTCTGTTAAGATAGTCTTAGATAAAGTGGCCGGATTTTGGCTATCCCAAGCCGTAATTAATAAATGTCCGCTCATCACGCTATCTACTCCAGCAGCGATCGCCCCCTCAAAAGGCTTTAATTCAATCGTTTGGAGTCGTTGAGGAGAATGGGGAATAAGCGGTAAATCGAGATGAGAATCTGTGGCAGTATCTCCATGACCGGGAAAATGTTTAGCCGTCGTTAAAACCGGATAATTATTTGCTCCGCCAATAAAAGCGGTAGCGAGTTCAGTGACTAATTGGGGATTATCTCCAAAAGAGCGAACATTAATAACTGGATTATCAGGATTAATATTAATATCAACAATTGGGGCAAGTATCCAATTAATACCGATGGATAACGCTTCAACCGCAGTAATCGCCCCCATTTTATAACTATAGGATTTAGCCGCAGTAAGATTATTTTGGCCAATTTTTCCCAATGCCATTAGAGGAGGAAACCAACTCGCCCCACTAAACCGTTGTCCTACCCCTTCTTCAATATCTGCCGCCACCAATAAAGGGGTAGTTGCCCAATTTTGTAATTGTTGAGTTCTCAGGGCTAATTCTGCCGCACTGCCACCGAGTAAAATAACCCCCCCTAAATTGAGAGTTTGTAACCAATGCTGTAAGATTTCGTTAACCGGTTCCCAGACCGGATAACGAATTTGGTGATCGAACAAATAGCCGGAAGCGCGAACCACTACCATTTGTCCGATCTGTTCTTTGAGGGTAAACTCAGTCCAATGTTTCACTTTTATTTAGAGTCAATCATCTTGGGCTGGTTCGATATACTCGTCTTCTTCTTTACGAGCATCTTGGAGTTGGTTGAGTAGATGTAGAGTGCGATCGCCTCTTTCGAGGGAAGTATCTTCTAGAAACACTACTTCAGGGGTTCTCCGTAGGCGTATCCGTTGCCCTAATTCACGGCGTACAAAACCCACCGACGATTTTAATCCCTCCATTGTTTCTGCTTTAGCTTGTTCTGTGCCGTAAATGCTCACAAAGATTTTAGCGTGTTGTAAGTCTCCCGATACATCTACATCCGTAATACTAACCATTCCAGCCCCTACCCGGTCATCTTTGATGCCGTGAAGTAACATTTGACTAACTTCGCGTTTAATTAGGGAGGAAACGCGAGAAACTCTACGATCAGTAGCCATAATTTTCCCCCTCTATTCTGAACACTATGAATAATTCAAGGGTTGATTAACTTTTTTTCAACCCCTAACTCTATCTCTTAGCCTGTTGCTAAGTTATTTACACTATGTTTATCATACTGTAGTTAATCCTAGCATTGCCCGCAAGGTGAAAAATAGGAAAACAAACCCCCCGATAAATATTCCTACCACTGCGATCGCAGTAAGCGGGTTTTTGAATAGAGGTTTGATCCATTCAAAGAAAGCAAAGAAAATCCCTAAGATAATGGTGATGAAGTAGCGAGGGTAACGCGAAATATTATCAAAAAAGTCTCCCATGAGCCAGCCCTGTTAGATTAGATTACATTTTTTAGTGTTAACATTTCTTGAGTCTTTCGACAAGCTCTTGAGACTACAGACTATTATTGACTAGACTTCTTGCACAAATCGAACGAGCATCCCATCTCCTTTCATCCGTAGACTTGTGTTAGTGATAAACATCTCATCCGTGTTCATCTGCGTCCATCTGCGTAGGCTTCGCCCCTGCTAGCGCAGAACATCTGCGGACGAATTATACAAAAGCCCCTTGTTATAATTAATTTAAAATAACACATTTTAACTTTTCACTATAACAATTGATCATATAATTGAATATCGGGATCAGTCGCCACTAACCCATCAAGTTGTTTAAGTGCGATTTGAAAATGCTCAGTTTTCATGTGAGCCTCTAAACACTCTTTAGTTTCCCAAGTTTCAACAAAAATAAACTCAGTTGGGTCATTTTGATTGTGTAATAATTCATATTGAAGACACCCCTTTTCTTGACGAGTGGCTTCAACCAGGGGAAAAAAAACGAGTTTAAGGTCTTCTATTTTATCGGGAAGGGCCATTACTCTAGCCACAACCCGAAGGTAATTTTTAGTCATAAACGAGTCCTAATCAGCATTTAATTTTTATACCAATTCTCTATAACGCTGCATTTAATAGATCACCCCAACCCCCCTTTTTCAAGGAAAATAAATTGCATTATCAAGGAGAATTGGTATTAGATCATCAAAAGGAGAAATAAAAACCGTCAAGCCTTTCCCCCTTCCCCTTTAACCTTTCCCCCACCCTTCCCCAGCCCTCAATAAATAATTTAAGTGCGTGACATCATTATAAATTAGGGTGGGCATAGCCCACCATTTCCCTCAAGCCTTCGCTTTAAGCGGCTTTAACTCGGGTTTTTTCTTGTAATAATCTCACAACAGAACTCTTTTCTAGTAATCCTACCACTGTCCCATCTTCCCGAATAACCGTTAATTGGGGAATGGCTTGATTTTCTAAAATTTTAACCGCTTCTAGTAAAGGTTGATCGGATTGAATCGTTTGTAAATTATCCGCCGGTTGAATTAATTCTTTTACTTTAACTTCTGTCCATTGAGAAGTAGACACCAGCTTTAAGCTATCAATTGAAAGAATGCCTAAGAGTTTTTGATTTTCATCAATCACTAAAAACCTTTTCCATTCCTTTTTACCGATGACATAATCATTAACAAACTCTCGTAAAGTTAAGTCAGCCGGAACAATAGGACTATCGGGAATAACCGCCTCTTCAACCTGAAAACTGCTTAATGTATCTTGAACCTTAGCAGATTGGGCAGAAAATCCAGCGTTTTGTAATAAAAAGAATCCGATTAATAACGTCCAAAAATTCCCCACTTGACTAATTCCCAAGATGGATAGAGCGCCAATAATGACCGCTAACCACCCGAAAACTTGACCGACTCGACTCGCAAAAATGACCCCTTTATTAGGATTTCCTGTAATTTTCCAGACTAGAGATTTTAAAACATTTCCTCCATCCAAGGGTAAACCCGGAATTAAATTAAAAATAGCTAACGCTAAATTAATATAAGCTAATAAAGAAATGATGGCACTAAAAGGAGTCGGTAAAGGAACTTGAGTCCCGATCACTAAGAATAAACCAAAGAGCAGTAAACTAACAACCGGCCCAGCAATAGCCACTAAAAAAGCTTGTAGCGGAGTTT belongs to Gloeothece citriformis PCC 7424 and includes:
- a CDS encoding putative quinol monooxygenase, with amino-acid sequence MTKNYLRVVARVMALPDKIEDLKLVFFPLVEATRQEKGCLQYELLHNQNDPTEFIFVETWETKECLEAHMKTEHFQIALKQLDGLVATDPDIQLYDQLL
- a CDS encoding DUF751 family protein, translated to MGDFFDNISRYPRYFITIILGIFFAFFEWIKPLFKNPLTAIAVVGIFIGGFVFLFFTLRAMLGLTTV
- a CDS encoding site-2 protease family protein, whose translation is MNGNIRVGNLFGIPFYVNPSWFLVLGLVTLSYGGDLALSPQLTGLTPWILGFVAALLLFASVVAHELGHSLVAISQGIEVKSITLFLFGGLASLGKESETPLQAFLVAIAGPVVSLLLFGLFLVIGTQVPLPTPFSAIISLLAYINLALAIFNLIPGLPLDGGNVLKSLVWKITGNPNKGVIFASRVGQVFGWLAVIIGALSILGISQVGNFWTLLIGFFLLQNAGFSAQSAKVQDTLSSFQVEEAVIPDSPIVPADLTLREFVNDYVIGKKEWKRFLVIDENQKLLGILSIDSLKLVSTSQWTEVKVKELIQPADNLQTIQSDQPLLEAVKILENQAIPQLTVIREDGTVVGLLEKSSVVRLLQEKTRVKAA
- the rbfA gene encoding 30S ribosome-binding factor RbfA; this translates as MATDRRVSRVSSLIKREVSQMLLHGIKDDRVGAGMVSITDVDVSGDLQHAKIFVSIYGTEQAKAETMEGLKSSVGFVRRELGQRIRLRRTPEVVFLEDTSLERGDRTLHLLNQLQDARKEEDEYIEPAQDD
- a CDS encoding glycoside hydrolase family 3 protein codes for the protein MKHWTEFTLKEQIGQMVVVRASGYLFDHQIRYPVWEPVNEILQHWLQTLNLGGVILLGGSAAELALRTQQLQNWATTPLLVAADIEEGVGQRFSGASWFPPLMALGKIGQNNLTAAKSYSYKMGAITAVEALSIGINWILAPIVDININPDNPVINVRSFGDNPQLVTELATAFIGGANNYPVLTTAKHFPGHGDTATDSHLDLPLIPHSPQRLQTIELKPFEGAIAAGVDSVMSGHLLITAWDSQNPATLSKTILTEQLRQNLGFKGLIVTDALIMGGITQYGTSEEIAVKAVEAGTDILLMPKDPVVAIEAIYQAVESGRISQERIAESAQRIWRAKQKLPLENLATTSFLPKLSQPEASNTVKGILQDSMEIGGTLPIQSLQGQAARNLIVVDDLLNSDFLDRQSPGVVIPKQQGYELQLVDQNTLLFANQDKRVTLLQIFIRGTPFRGSAGLSEKASEFYANLLQTGLIQGLIIYGSPYVLEWFRPQLPRELPWVFSYGQMPMAQQLACGVLLGLSDRLHQGSDNFSDKFIDV
- a CDS encoding M48 family metallopeptidase, translating into MENQASNPEDLSQENPPQKNEQQDNFEYNCQNLTSKITGQAIKKQSRIPSPRQWRNAPRAESRKKLKSLSKIRLWGLSLATVIALFWVFSYTLKLGLIPINSISVKIQDILSDQFPRPHLILSKNIIIFLVIWLIISPWVLDIILRYYYRLQPLLLNDLKTKSPETVKLLTKYAQIHSISQPILKLLPVSYPVVFTYGNHPRNTCIVVSRGLLTQLTDEEIATIYGTQLGFILNKDVIWMTAIVALLQIPYLLYTRFATWTKLQLFPLFPQIMLILSTLFYGVYQFWRLPVLWLSRQRIFDSDYQAVQMTKNPNALCRALLKMTTAITSNIQQQGYTPPLLESFDLLLEIQPQQAITPGSLPPNIPYESVLSWDCINPYRHWLGLFDSHPLLGERLYLLGRYAKFWNIDSELDLSEHWPSLSPKGQLWEKLIKSYQALPILPAAILFSLGLGVIFRVLFWGIAKLSYYLDFNSLIWLDKSFPLLGAWVVWLLIICIVVLFFFISDRSPHIFAWVIFLKVMMNMIRGWHKSKFHWFNDTDLLLTACCLIIFSCCLIIGLNRYFTNSQSTSIETEPNLVDLLSDPKAVPGQGQLIEMKGILLGYPKVNHWLGQELILQTSTGLIKLKFMGLVGNIIPWFVYPKQFLKRSVTVKGWFRRGSVPVIDVESFKSPGGKIIHSGSTHFLLMLIIISACWGAYVITTQ